The Kribbella amoyensis genomic sequence CGCACCGAGCGATCTCGGCACCCTCGCCGCGTTCCTGCACCGCCTCCCCCGCACCCACCGGTACGCCGTGGAGGTCCGCCACCCCGCCTTCTTCGACGACGAACGGTCCGCCGCCCTCCTCGAACGCGTGCTCGCCCGAGTCGACGCGGAGTGGATCCCGTTCGACACCACGACCTTGTTCGGCCGCCCGCCGACCAGTAACGGCGAGCGCGAAGCATGGACGAACAAGCCGCGCGTCACCCGCCGCACCCGCGCCCTGACCGCGACCCCGATCGTCCGGTACATCGGCCGCGACGACCCCGAAGAGACCGCCGCGGGCTGGCAGGGCTGGGCCGACCTGGCCGCGTCCTGGCTGACCGAAGGACGGTCACCCACAGTCTTCATCCACACCCCGGACAACGTGGACGCGCTGAATCTCGCGCGCCGGTTCCACGACGACGTCCGGACCCGGGTGCCCGCCCTCGAACCGCTCCCGGAGCCCGCTCCGACCGGTCCGCCCACCCTTTTCTGACATTCTTCGCCGGCCGTTCACCGGGGCGAGGTCCGTGTCTCGCCGTCGGACCGCGTTTTGCCCTAGGTTTGTTCACTGTGAGGTACGACGAGTTCCGCTCTGCTTACGATGCGGTGCAACAGGCGTGCCTCGAGGCGCGGCTGGACGTGGACGGACTGGCCGCCGAGGTGTCCCGCTTGGCCCTGCTCGCCGATCAGGTGGAGCTGCGGTCGGAGCGGGAGGAGGCGTCCACCGACCTGGCCGCGCTGACCGACCTGCTCGCCATGGTCCGGCGGACCGCGCCGCCGCCCGCGTCCCCGGCGTACCGGCAGGCCTTCCAGGAGGTCTCCGTGCTGTCCGCCGAGGCGAAGGTGGACGAGGGATCCGTGACGGAGCGGTTGAACCGGGTCCAGCGGGCGATCAACCGGATCCGCAAGATCGCCGAACGCGTGGACGATCCGGGTGAGCGGTTCACGTTGCTGAAGATGACCGAGCCGCTGGTCGTGCTGGCCGACGGGCTCGAGCACTCGCGGTCCTGACAGTTTTCCACAGCTCGCGAATTCGTCGCTGAGCGAAGGCCCGATCTCCGTACCTTCCCTGCCGAGACACCAACTCGTCAGGGAGGTCAGGGATGGACCACGAGCAGATTCCGGGAGCTCGGCCGGAGCGGACGGAATGGCTGATCCGCCAACTCCGCGAGCGGGCGGCGAGTTGTGAGGATCCCCGGGAGCAGACCAATCTCCGCCGATCGGCCGACGCCCTCGTCCGCCTCGCCACGGCGCAGCGCCCATGAGCACGACGTACGACGCGGTGGCGGCGGCACTGCACGACCACAACTCCGGCCGAGGTGGGGTGGCCGATCCACCGCGCACGTTGACCGAGCTGCTGGCCGTGCATGCGGACGCGGCGATCGCGGTGTCCGGCGCGGGCCGGACCGCGTGGAACGGCCAGGTCGTCGAGGCCGGAGACGGCATCCTCGGCCTGGCGAACTGGGACGGCACGCTGCACCTGGATCGCGAGTGCATCCTCGAACCCTTGCGCGAGCTGTACG encodes the following:
- a CDS encoding DUF72 domain-containing protein: MRLHVGCAMWSHPAWDLGARDRLRTYSTWCTAVEGNTTFYATPTRATVEGWADQTPPDFRVVVKLPKTITHERRLRNADPELTGFLSALEPLGPRAHAFWIQLPASFAPSDLGTLAAFLHRLPRTHRYAVEVRHPAFFDDERSAALLERVLARVDAEWIPFDTTTLFGRPPTSNGEREAWTNKPRVTRRTRALTATPIVRYIGRDDPEETAAGWQGWADLAASWLTEGRSPTVFIHTPDNVDALNLARRFHDDVRTRVPALEPLPEPAPTGPPTLF